A genome region from Urocitellus parryii isolate mUroPar1 chromosome X, mUroPar1.hap1, whole genome shotgun sequence includes the following:
- the Eda gene encoding ectodysplasin-A isoform X3, whose amino-acid sequence MGYPEVERREPLPAAAPRERGNPGCGCRGAPARAGEGNSCRLFLGFFGLSLALHLLTLCCYLELRSELRRERGAESRLGGPGTSGTSGTLSSPGGLDTDGPITRHFGHPSPQQQPLEPGETTLAPDSQDRHQS is encoded by the exons ATGGGCTACCCTGAGGTAGAGCGCAGGGAACCCCTGCCTGCGGCAGCGCCACGGGAGCGGGGGAACCCAGGCTGCGGCTGTCGCGGGGCCCCTGCCCGGGCGGGCGAAGGGAACAGCTGCCGGCTCTTCCTGGGTTTCTTTGGCCTCTCGCTGGCCCTCCACCTGCTGACGTTGTGCTGCTACCTAGAGTTGCGGTCAGAGTTGCGGCGGGAACGGGGAGCTGAGTCCCGCCTTGGCGGCCCGGGCACCTCTGGCACCTCTGGCACCCTGAGCAGCCCCGGTGGCCTGGACACTGACGGTCCCATCACCCGCCACTTTGGGCACCCGTCACCTCAACAGCAGCCGTTGGAACCGGGAGAAACCACACTTGCCCCTGACTCCCAGGACCGGCACCAG AGTTGA